The nucleotide window GTCCTCATTCGTTGTCTAATGGCGATATCTCAAGCACACTTCCTTTTTTCTTTTTTGTTCTGTGCGGTGGATGAAGCGTGTCCTCAGATCCTCCTATCAGTTTGCACCTCTAAACGTATCAAGGTCGCAAAAGTTAACTTCCGAAGACCTTCAGTTAATGCTTAATCTCATTTGCCAGAATGAACGTGTGAACATGAGGTCTATCATCCATGAGCGACCCTAAGACGAGGTACATGAAAAGGACACGCCTATCTTCTAAACTGTGGAAACAATCGTCTAAGGTGATGCCTGGAGGCGTAACTGCAAACATCAAATTCTTCGAACCGTACCCTGTCTTCATGAAGAAGGCCAGAGGCTCCAGAATCTCCGACGTAGACGGCAACGAATATGTCGACTACTGCTTGTGTCTAGGCCCATTGATTCTTGGCCATGGACATCCTGCTGTTGTTGGAGCGATTAAGAAACAACTTGCCAATAATGGCACCACAATCTACGGAACTCCCCACGAACTTGAAATCAAAATGGCCAAGGAAATGAAGCGACTGATTCCATGTGCAGAGATGAGCAGATTCGTGAATTCTGGGTTGGAAGCAACCTTACACGCCATAAGATTGGCTAGAGCTCATACTCGCAGAGTCAAAATCGCCAAGTTCGAAGGACATTATCATGGAGCGCATGATTATGTAGCAGTCAGCGTATCTCCTCCGCTTGATCTAGCTGGTCCAAGCAACTCACCAGTTGCGGTATCCAATTCAGCGGGCTTACCGAAGTTCATCTTGGAAAACACAATTGTCCTACCGTTTAATGATACAGCAACGGTTGAACGAACAATCGAGAAAAACAGAGATGAACTGGCTGCAGTTATCATTGAACCTGTAGCCAGAGGATCCCTGCCGCCAGATCGAGACTTCTTGAGGGGATTGAGAGCAGTTACCGAAGAGAACAACATAGTGTTGATTTTTGATGAAATAATGACTGGTTTCAGGCTTGGGCTTGGAGGCGCACAGCAGTATTTCGGAGTCACTCCTGATTTAGTCGCGCTTGGAAAAGTCGTAGGAGGTGGTCTCCCTATCGGTGTGTTCGCAGGCAAGTCCGACATTATGGAGCACATGTCTCCTGTCGGCGCCAAGTCTCCCTTTGATCGTGTTTTTCACAGCGGCACTTTCAACGGTTGTCCAACAGTCTTAGCCGCCGGGTTGGCAACCATTGAGATTCTCAAGAAGCCAGGGACCTATAGGCACATAAATAAAATTGCTGACGAAGTCAAGAAGTGCATGCGAGACGCGTTTGAAGACAACCGAATCGATGCTCAGGTGATAGGTCTAGCCTCAATGTTTCAAAGTATTTTCACCTCTCGTCGGATCAAGGATTATAGAGGCATTGCGCAAGCGGATTCCAAGAAACGCATGAACTTTGACTTGGAGCTGATTAACAACGGAGTATACGTTAGACCTGGGCGCACGTACTACACGTCACTTGCCCACACAAACCCTGATTTGAAGACAACTTTCGAAGCCGTTAACGCCGCTGCAAAGGCTACAACAAGGCAATAAGCCCTTTCTATTCCCTACTTTAGCGGCTTGTAGCTTGCATAGGCGTCGAGTATGGCGACGTAGGATTTCTCACAACTGGCCAGTCCAGCGACCTTGTCGTTTCCTTCGATAACAAAATACTCGTCCGGTGCGTGGGCTCTTCCGCCATGTCCGAGTCCTCCGTCGCAAAACGGCAGGTAGAGCGCACCTCGACTGAACATGTGATAAGGCACACTTGAAGCATAGTGTGGCCAAATCTCGGGTTCGTATCCTAGTTTTCGGTATGCTTCGATCATAGCTTGAACCACTGGTTCTCTTACGCTTGTCTTGGACCACTCATACGGATCTAATGACCTAACTGAGATGTCTGAGTAGCCGTGTTTGTCAAGGTGTCGGCGAATCTTTGGTATGATTTCTGATGAATGCTGATCTGGGACAAGTCGCGTATCAAGTTTGACAGTGACTTTGTGGGGAACAACTGTTTTCGATCCTGGGCCAGTGTATCCGCCCCAAATGCCGTCGATGTTAAGCGTTGTTGAATAAAGATATTGCATAAGCAGTTCTTTCCCGTGCAGATCGTTCATGAATCGGTCAACTTTCATTTCGCGCTTGGCGGTCTCCTCATCGAGTGTCTGAACTAGCTTGTCGATGAGTTCAAGATCCTCGTTTGATGGCGGTTTCACATTGTCGTACCAGCCATCAATTAGGACTTGGTTACCGTCTTCGGAGGTCATGGTTGCAAGTGTATGTATCATGCGCCACGCTGGGCTGTCGACCCATGATTTGTCGCTGCTATGTATGTCGAATTCCGTGGGTCCTCTTCCCCAGGATTTGCCGCTGCATTCAAGTTCGACGTATTCAATTCCTTTCCATCCAAGACCCATGATCACCTTGCCTTTCTCGTCTTGGCTGGCGTCTGGTCCAAAAAGCGCGTCGGCCTTTCCCAGCATTTCTTTGTGTTCTTCTACGAATCTGGCGAAGTCAGTGCTTCCAAGTTCTTCGTCGCCTTGAGCCATGAACTTCAGATTCACAGGGATTTCTTCGTCGACTGCTAGGATGGATTCTAAGGCGTTTAGAAATGCGACAAGTGGTCCTTTGGTGTTTATGGCGCCTCGGGCAATGACGCATTTGCCAAACGGATTTATGTCCACAAGCCTCGCTTCCAAGGGTGGACTTGACCACTCTTCTCCGGCAAACGGTTGAGTGTCATACATCATGTAAACAAGTAAGGTTTTCTCGGCTTGACTGTTGTATTCGCCGTAGACTACTGGAAAACTTCCTGTCTCTATGAGTCTTGCGTCTTTGCATCCAAGATTGAGAAGGTAGTTCTTTAGGAGTTCGGCGCATTCTCTGACGCCGAAGTTTTCCGCTGACACGCTGGGTTGGCGCAGGAACTCTTGCATCCTACTTATGTGTTGACTTAGATGCACGTCAATGTGTTTGCCGACTTTTTCAAGATTGACCATACTACATCGTGCTAGCATTTGTTGAAAAGACCTTAAAAATCTTAAGATTATATGTTGATGACATGTGAGGGTCACTTGTGGCTTTCGAAACTCTCATCAAGAATGGGGTCATAGTCGACGGCACGGGCAACCCATGGTTTAAAGCTGACATTGGAATCGCTCAGGGAAAAATAGCCGAGCTTGGCCAGCTGAGCGACTCCAAGGCTGAGAGAGTTATAGACGCGCGCGGGCTAGTGGTTTCTCCAGGTTTCATAGACATTCACACGCACTCGGACCTTTCGTTGTTGATAAATCCTCGAGCAGAAAGCAAAATTAGACAAGGCGTAACAACAGAGGTTATCGGCAACTGTGGCACCAGCCCTGCGCCCTTGAGAAGAGAGAAGCTACGCTTTCTCAAAGATGAGTGGGGAGCTGAAGCTAAGGCAGTGAAGTGGAATTGGTCTACTTTCGGTGACTACCTTCACCGCTTAGAGGAGCAGGGAGTGTCCCTGAATGTGGCTTCGCTTGTTGGCCACGGGGCTGTGAGAACAGCTGTGATGGGCGTCGAGAACAGGTCTCCTAAAAGGAAGGAGATGAATGAAATGAAGCAGCTTGTCGCACAGTCCATGAAAGAAGGAGCCTTTGGCTTATCTAGTGGGCTAGTGTATTTGCCGGGCTGCTTCGCCAAAACCTCTGAGTTAATTGAACTGTGCAAGGTGGTTGCTGGGTACGGGGGTTTCTACGCATCTCACACTAGAGGCGAAAGGGAGACAATAGTGGACGCTTTGAAAGAAGTCATACAAATCGGAGAGAAAGCCAAAGTACCTGTCCAAGTCTCCCACAATTGCCCCAAATATGGAGGACACGGCAAGTTCAAAGAGATGTCGAAACTTTACGAAGACGCTCGGACACGCGGTATCGAACTGACTATTGACAATGACGCCCACAGCGACTTGGGTCCTCAACTAAGCAGTGTTCTTCCGCAGTGGGCTCAGGCTGGTGGATCTGGCAAAATCGTAGAACGACTGAAGGACCATAAGACTCGAAAGAGGATTAAGAAGGAGATAGTCGCGGATAAATTCCCTGGACCAGGTTACTGCGGTCTCGTTAAACATGGGCAGTGGGGTAGAATTTTCCTATTCACTGCCAAGAAAAACAAGCAACTGGTTGGAAATAGTTTTGATAACATCGCTAGACTTCGAGGAACAGATCCGTTTGATGCCTATTTCGACGTTCTGGTTGAGGAAAAAGGTGAAGCAAGCGCCATCTTCAATTACATAGACGAAGATGACATTCGCGCGGTCTTGAAACATCCTCTCATGATGATCTGCAGCGACGGTAGCGCAGTTGCACCCTATGGGGTTTTGAGCAGAATCTCCGGATATTATCCCTGCAGTTACGGCGAGTATCCTTACATTTTGGAGAGATTCGTCAGGGAGGAAGGCGTCCTTACTCTTCAGGAAGCCATTAGGAAGATGACATCTTTTCCAGCTCAGAAACTCGGCCTGTTTGATCGAGGCTTGATAAGAGTGGGCATGTGTGCAGACATTGTTGTTTTCAACCCAGACACAATGAAGGACAGAGCAACTTGCCGTTTCCCATATCATTTTCCCTTACCCAATTATCCGCACAAATATCCCGAAGGAATCGAGTACGTGATGGTTAGCGGCGAAATAGTGGTGGCAAGAGGCAGACACCTTGGCGCGCTTCCGGGAAGGGTCCTTCGCCACACGACAAGGTGAAAACTGTTGGCTAGGAGCCTGTTGCAGCTACTTTCTCGCGATGAGATAGAGACGATTCATGCAACCTCGCTTCGGGTCCTGGAGAAGATAGGCTTCAAAATAGACAACCAAGAAGCTTTGAAAATACTGGACGAAGCCGGCGCCAAAGTTGATTTCGAGAAAGAGTCAGCTTGCGCTCCCGAGTCACTTGTTAAGGAATCTCTTCAAAAGGCTCCCGCTGAATTCAGCTTGTACTCATTTGATGGCAAATGCAAACTTCTATTCGGCGGCACTAACGTGTACTTCAATCCTGGCTCAACTGCAGTGTACATGCTAGACAGAAAGACCATGCAGATGAGAACTCCGCTGTCTCAAGACTTCGTTGATTTTGTCAGGTTGACTGACGCGTTGGAACACATTCATGCTCAGAGCACTGCGATGCTGGTCTCAGACGTGCCAAGCGTAGTAGCCGACAGATATCGTCTGTACATAATACTCAAGAACTCGTTAAGCCTGTAGTCGGAGGCTCCTTCACAATCGAAGGGCTTCACGACATGAAGAAAATGCTCGAAATTGCACTTGGAAGCCCGTCAACACTCAGTGAGAGACCACCTTTCTTGATGGATGTCTGCCCTTCACCTCCTCTAAAATGGAGCAAGGTAACCTCACAAAACCTCATTGACTCAGCAAAATCAGATATTCCTCTTGAGGTTATACCCGCCCCACAATTGGGTTCAACCGCACCTGTGACGTTGGCTGGACTCCTAGTGCAACACAACGCTGAATTTCTGTCCGGGCTTGTCATGGCTCAACTTGTGAAAAAAGGAATCCCAGTCATTTACAGTGGGTCCCCATCGCTTATGGACATGAGATACGGAACCCAATGCGTCGGCAACATTGAAGTCTGTATGCTTTCAATAGCCTACTCCCAAATAGCGAGATTCTACTGCATACCCTCAGGCGCCTATCTTGGCATGAGCGAAACAAAAACGGTTGATGCACAAACAGGAGTCGAATCAACTAACGGGATAGTCTTAGGAACGCTGGCTGGAATCAACTGCATAACCGGACCAGGAATGCTAGCCTTTGAAAACTGCCAGAGCTTCGAAAAACTCGTTATTGACAACGAAATCTGCGGCATGGCATTAAGGCTTGCAAGAGGCATCGACGTAAATGAGGAAACACTGGCATTCGACTTGCTCAAAAAGGTCGATCAGGGTGGACACTTTCTAGCTCAGAAACACACCGTGAAGTGGTTTTCAATCGAGGAACACGTTCCTTCTCCTGTAATAGATAAAATGAGCAAGCTACAATGGGAAAGAACCGGAGCTAAGAATACCTTGGAAAGAGCCAAAGAAACCGTGGACAGAATACTGAAAGAGCACGTTCCTAGACACCCTGCTCCGGACACTGAAAAGGAACTTGACTCATTCATGAAGGAAATCCTCAAGAAAACAAAATGAAACTCACGCACTTCTTTGAAACGCCTAGGCTTGAGACTGAATCGCGGTCCAGACTCCTAGAAACGGGGAATAATGCTAGAAAGCTGCGT belongs to Candidatus Bathyarchaeia archaeon and includes:
- a CDS encoding glutamate-1-semialdehyde 2,1-aminomutase, with the translated sequence MSDPKTRYMKRTRLSSKLWKQSSKVMPGGVTANIKFFEPYPVFMKKARGSRISDVDGNEYVDYCLCLGPLILGHGHPAVVGAIKKQLANNGTTIYGTPHELEIKMAKEMKRLIPCAEMSRFVNSGLEATLHAIRLARAHTRRVKIAKFEGHYHGAHDYVAVSVSPPLDLAGPSNSPVAVSNSAGLPKFILENTIVLPFNDTATVERTIEKNRDELAAVIIEPVARGSLPPDRDFLRGLRAVTEENNIVLIFDEIMTGFRLGLGGAQQYFGVTPDLVALGKVVGGGLPIGVFAGKSDIMEHMSPVGAKSPFDRVFHSGTFNGCPTVLAAGLATIEILKKPGTYRHINKIADEVKKCMRDAFEDNRIDAQVIGLASMFQSIFTSRRIKDYRGIAQADSKKRMNFDLELINNGVYVRPGRTYYTSLAHTNPDLKTTFEAVNAAAKATTRQ
- a CDS encoding M20/M25/M40 family metallo-hydrolase — translated: MVNLEKVGKHIDVHLSQHISRMQEFLRQPSVSAENFGVRECAELLKNYLLNLGCKDARLIETGSFPVVYGEYNSQAEKTLLVYMMYDTQPFAGEEWSSPPLEARLVDINPFGKCVIARGAINTKGPLVAFLNALESILAVDEEIPVNLKFMAQGDEELGSTDFARFVEEHKEMLGKADALFGPDASQDEKGKVIMGLGWKGIEYVELECSGKSWGRGPTEFDIHSSDKSWVDSPAWRMIHTLATMTSEDGNQVLIDGWYDNVKPPSNEDLELIDKLVQTLDEETAKREMKVDRFMNDLHGKELLMQYLYSTTLNIDGIWGGYTGPGSKTVVPHKVTVKLDTRLVPDQHSSEIIPKIRRHLDKHGYSDISVRSLDPYEWSKTSVREPVVQAMIEAYRKLGYEPEIWPHYASSVPYHMFSRGALYLPFCDGGLGHGGRAHAPDEYFVIEGNDKVAGLASCEKSYVAILDAYASYKPLK
- a CDS encoding D-aminoacylase yields the protein MAFETLIKNGVIVDGTGNPWFKADIGIAQGKIAELGQLSDSKAERVIDARGLVVSPGFIDIHTHSDLSLLINPRAESKIRQGVTTEVIGNCGTSPAPLRREKLRFLKDEWGAEAKAVKWNWSTFGDYLHRLEEQGVSLNVASLVGHGAVRTAVMGVENRSPKRKEMNEMKQLVAQSMKEGAFGLSSGLVYLPGCFAKTSELIELCKVVAGYGGFYASHTRGERETIVDALKEVIQIGEKAKVPVQVSHNCPKYGGHGKFKEMSKLYEDARTRGIELTIDNDAHSDLGPQLSSVLPQWAQAGGSGKIVERLKDHKTRKRIKKEIVADKFPGPGYCGLVKHGQWGRIFLFTAKKNKQLVGNSFDNIARLRGTDPFDAYFDVLVEEKGEASAIFNYIDEDDIRAVLKHPLMMICSDGSAVAPYGVLSRISGYYPCSYGEYPYILERFVREEGVLTLQEAIRKMTSFPAQKLGLFDRGLIRVGMCADIVVFNPDTMKDRATCRFPYHFPLPNYPHKYPEGIEYVMVSGEIVVARGRHLGALPGRVLRHTTR
- a CDS encoding trimethylamine methyltransferase family protein, with the translated sequence MARSLLQLLSRDEIETIHATSLRVLEKIGFKIDNQEALKILDEAGAKVDFEKESACAPESLVKESLQKAPAEFSLYSFDGKCKLLFGGTNVYFNPGSTAVYMLDRKTMQMRTPLSQDFVDFVRLTDALEHIHAQSTAMLVSDVPSVVADRYRLYIILKNSLSL
- a CDS encoding trimethylamine methyltransferase family protein; protein product: MKKMLEIALGSPSTLSERPPFLMDVCPSPPLKWSKVTSQNLIDSAKSDIPLEVIPAPQLGSTAPVTLAGLLVQHNAEFLSGLVMAQLVKKGIPVIYSGSPSLMDMRYGTQCVGNIEVCMLSIAYSQIARFYCIPSGAYLGMSETKTVDAQTGVESTNGIVLGTLAGINCITGPGMLAFENCQSFEKLVIDNEICGMALRLARGIDVNEETLAFDLLKKVDQGGHFLAQKHTVKWFSIEEHVPSPVIDKMSKLQWERTGAKNTLERAKETVDRILKEHVPRHPAPDTEKELDSFMKEILKKTK